One part of the Rattus rattus isolate New Zealand chromosome 14, Rrattus_CSIRO_v1, whole genome shotgun sequence genome encodes these proteins:
- the Btn1a1 gene encoding butyrophilin subfamily 1 member A1 isoform X2, which translates to MAVPTNSCPLVCLLTLTILQLRTLDSAPFDVTAPQESVLAVVGSDAELTCRFSPNASSEQMELLWFRQTRSPAVLLYRAGKEQEGEQMTEYHGRATLVTARLLDGLATLHIRGVRVSDQGQYRCFLKDNDYSEEAAVHLKVAAVGSDPYISMKVQENGNMELECTSSGWYPEPRVQWRTANREMLPPTSESRNPDTEGLFTVTASMMIRDNSIKNMSCCIQNILLGQGKEVEISLPAPFLPRLTPWIVALAIVILALGFLAIGSIFFTWKLYKERSRERKKEFGSKERLLEELRCKKTPLHEVDVTLDPDTAHPHLFLYEDSKSVRLEDSRQILPDRPERFDSWPCVLGRETFTSGRHYWEVEVGDRTDWAIGVCRENVVKKGFDPMTPDNGFWAVELYGNGYWALTPLRTPLRLAGPPRRVGVFLDYELGDISFYNVSDGSLIYAFPSTSFSGPLRPFFCLWSCGKKPLTICPTANVPEKITVIANVQDNIPLSPLGEGSTSGDKDSLHSKLIPFSPSQAAP; encoded by the exons ATGGCAGTTCCCACCAACTCTTGTCCTTTGGTCTGTCTGCTCACCCTTACAATCCTACAGCTACGTACGTTGGATTCAG CTCCCTTCGATGTGACTGCACCTCAGGAGTCAGTGCTGGCCGTAGTGGGTTCAGATGCGGAGCTGACCTGTCGCTTTTCCCCAAACGCAAGCTCAGAGCAAATGGAGTTGCTGTGGTTTCGACAGACGAGGTCGCCAGCGGTACTTCTGTACCGGGCTGGCAAGGAGCAGGAGGGCGAGCAGATGACCGAGTACCACGGGAGGGCGACGCTGGTGACAGCCAGACTCCTAGACGGCCTCGCTACTCTGCATATCCGAGGTGTCAGGGTCTCGGACCAGGGGCAATACCGGTGCTTTCTCAAAGACAACGACTACTCCGAGGAGGCCGCTGTGCATCTCAAAGTGGCTG CTGTGGGCTCAGATCCTTACATCAGTATGAAGGTTCAAGAGAATGGAAACATGGAGCTGGAGTGCACCTCCTCTGGATGGTACCCAGAACCTCGGGTACAGTGGAGAACAGCTAACAGAGAGATGCTACCACCCACATCAGAGTCCAGGAATCCTGATACGGAAGGCTTGTTCACTGTGACAGCTTCTATGATGATCAGAGACAACTCCATAAAGAATATGTCCTGCTGCATTCAGAATATCCTCCTTGGCCAGGGGAAGGAAGTAGAGATCTCCTTACCAG ctCCCTTCTTGCCAAGGCTGACTCCTTGGATAGTAGCCTTGGCTATTGTCATATTGGCCTTAGGGTTTCTCGCAATCGGGTCCATATTTTTCACTTGGAAACTATACAAGGAAAGATCTAGAGAGCGGAAGAAGGAATTTGGCTCTAAAG agaggCTTCTGGAAGAACTCA gATGCAAAAAGACTCCCCTTCATGAAG TTGATGTGACTCTGGATCCAGACACAGCTCACCCCCACCTCTTCCTGTATGAAGATTCAAAATCGGTTCGATTGGAAGATTCACGTCAGATCCTGCCTGATAGACCAGAGAGATTTGACTCCTGGCCCTGCGTGTTGGGCCGTGAGACCTTTACTTCAGGGAGACATtattgggaggtggaggtgggagataGAACTGATTGGGCCATTGGTGTGTGTAGGGAGAATGTGGTGAAGAAAGGGTTTGACCCCATGACTCCTGATAATGGGTTCTGGGCTGTGGAGTTGTATGGAAATGGGTACTGGGCCCTCACCCCACTCCGGACCCCTCTCCGGTTGGCAGGACCCCCTCGCCGAGTTGGGGTTTTTCTGGACTATGAATTAGGAGACATTTCCTTCTACAACGTGAGTGATGGATCTCTTATCTATGCTTTCCCTAGCACCTCTTTCTCTGGTCCCCTCCGTCCCTTCTTTTGTCTGTGGTCCTGTGGTAAAAAGCCCCTAACCATCTGTCCAACTGCCAATGTGCCTGAGAAAATCACAGTCATTGCTAATGTCCAGGACAACATTCCCTTGTCCCCTCTGGGGGAAGGCTCTACTTCAGGAGACAAAGATAGTCTCCATTCTAAACTGATACCTTTCTCACCTAGCCAAGCAGCACCTTAA
- the Btn1a1 gene encoding butyrophilin subfamily 1 member A1 isoform X1, producing MAVPTNSCPLVCLLTLTILQLRTLDSAAPFDVTAPQESVLAVVGSDAELTCRFSPNASSEQMELLWFRQTRSPAVLLYRAGKEQEGEQMTEYHGRATLVTARLLDGLATLHIRGVRVSDQGQYRCFLKDNDYSEEAAVHLKVAAVGSDPYISMKVQENGNMELECTSSGWYPEPRVQWRTANREMLPPTSESRNPDTEGLFTVTASMMIRDNSIKNMSCCIQNILLGQGKEVEISLPAPFLPRLTPWIVALAIVILALGFLAIGSIFFTWKLYKERSRERKKEFGSKERLLEELRCKKTPLHEVDVTLDPDTAHPHLFLYEDSKSVRLEDSRQILPDRPERFDSWPCVLGRETFTSGRHYWEVEVGDRTDWAIGVCRENVVKKGFDPMTPDNGFWAVELYGNGYWALTPLRTPLRLAGPPRRVGVFLDYELGDISFYNVSDGSLIYAFPSTSFSGPLRPFFCLWSCGKKPLTICPTANVPEKITVIANVQDNIPLSPLGEGSTSGDKDSLHSKLIPFSPSQAAP from the exons ATGGCAGTTCCCACCAACTCTTGTCCTTTGGTCTGTCTGCTCACCCTTACAATCCTACAGCTACGTACGTTGGATTCAG CAGCTCCCTTCGATGTGACTGCACCTCAGGAGTCAGTGCTGGCCGTAGTGGGTTCAGATGCGGAGCTGACCTGTCGCTTTTCCCCAAACGCAAGCTCAGAGCAAATGGAGTTGCTGTGGTTTCGACAGACGAGGTCGCCAGCGGTACTTCTGTACCGGGCTGGCAAGGAGCAGGAGGGCGAGCAGATGACCGAGTACCACGGGAGGGCGACGCTGGTGACAGCCAGACTCCTAGACGGCCTCGCTACTCTGCATATCCGAGGTGTCAGGGTCTCGGACCAGGGGCAATACCGGTGCTTTCTCAAAGACAACGACTACTCCGAGGAGGCCGCTGTGCATCTCAAAGTGGCTG CTGTGGGCTCAGATCCTTACATCAGTATGAAGGTTCAAGAGAATGGAAACATGGAGCTGGAGTGCACCTCCTCTGGATGGTACCCAGAACCTCGGGTACAGTGGAGAACAGCTAACAGAGAGATGCTACCACCCACATCAGAGTCCAGGAATCCTGATACGGAAGGCTTGTTCACTGTGACAGCTTCTATGATGATCAGAGACAACTCCATAAAGAATATGTCCTGCTGCATTCAGAATATCCTCCTTGGCCAGGGGAAGGAAGTAGAGATCTCCTTACCAG ctCCCTTCTTGCCAAGGCTGACTCCTTGGATAGTAGCCTTGGCTATTGTCATATTGGCCTTAGGGTTTCTCGCAATCGGGTCCATATTTTTCACTTGGAAACTATACAAGGAAAGATCTAGAGAGCGGAAGAAGGAATTTGGCTCTAAAG agaggCTTCTGGAAGAACTCA gATGCAAAAAGACTCCCCTTCATGAAG TTGATGTGACTCTGGATCCAGACACAGCTCACCCCCACCTCTTCCTGTATGAAGATTCAAAATCGGTTCGATTGGAAGATTCACGTCAGATCCTGCCTGATAGACCAGAGAGATTTGACTCCTGGCCCTGCGTGTTGGGCCGTGAGACCTTTACTTCAGGGAGACATtattgggaggtggaggtgggagataGAACTGATTGGGCCATTGGTGTGTGTAGGGAGAATGTGGTGAAGAAAGGGTTTGACCCCATGACTCCTGATAATGGGTTCTGGGCTGTGGAGTTGTATGGAAATGGGTACTGGGCCCTCACCCCACTCCGGACCCCTCTCCGGTTGGCAGGACCCCCTCGCCGAGTTGGGGTTTTTCTGGACTATGAATTAGGAGACATTTCCTTCTACAACGTGAGTGATGGATCTCTTATCTATGCTTTCCCTAGCACCTCTTTCTCTGGTCCCCTCCGTCCCTTCTTTTGTCTGTGGTCCTGTGGTAAAAAGCCCCTAACCATCTGTCCAACTGCCAATGTGCCTGAGAAAATCACAGTCATTGCTAATGTCCAGGACAACATTCCCTTGTCCCCTCTGGGGGAAGGCTCTACTTCAGGAGACAAAGATAGTCTCCATTCTAAACTGATACCTTTCTCACCTAGCCAAGCAGCACCTTAA